ACTACTACGATCACATTATGCGTCCGTTTCGCAGTGATGTTGTCAAAGCACTTAATCTTTACGATAAATTTGATGTAGATATTATATGTAATCTTCATGGTCCGATCATGCGTGACAAACCACAAAAATATATTGAGCGTTATAGAGAGTGGAGTACAAAAGTAGACAGACTTCACGGTAAAAAAATCATCTCAATTTTTTATGTGACAAGTTATAAAAATACAAAAGATATGGCCCAAAGTATTTTTGACGGAATAGAATCTGATACGAATTTAATAGCAAACATTTACGACCTTACAGCTCTTGATGAGCAAAATATGCTCACTATATTAGAAGAGAGTACGGGAATTCTGATCGGTGCTCCTACAATTAACGGAGATGCTCCTAAGCCTGTTTGGGATCTACTTAGCTGTATGATGCTTTTAGAGAAAAAGGGTAAATTCGGCGGATGTTTCGGTTCATACGGATGGAGCGGCGAAGCGGTAGAGATGATTCAACATCGCTTGCAGGCTCTTAATTTTCGTATGCCATTGCAGCCTATGAAGGTAAAACTGATTCCTACAAAAGATGAACTGGCGGATTGTTATGAATACGGCATTGAATTTGGAAAAATCGTAAATGGAAAAATGGTGGAGATGACATTATGACACAAGGATTTATGACTGTAAATGAAGTTTTGGAAGCGAAGGTGAAACTCCTTTTGGAGTTTTTTTCAAAAGATGATTACTCAAAAATGGTAGTAGCCCCTA
This Sulfurimonas sp. C5 DNA region includes the following protein-coding sequences:
- a CDS encoding FprA family A-type flavoprotein, yielding MSEAIQIIKDLYYIGVSDPDIRTFDIIMKTANGTTYNAYLLKTSEGVIIFDTVKEEFSEEFFEKVESVCSYSDIKYIIMHHLEPDHSGALPELTKRAPQAKVFISPMAQPMLKSIAKTKDMEFETVWTNKKLTLGNKTITFLSTPNLHWPETMSSYLEEDKVLFSGDVFGSHYFDSRIFDDLVGDFDYAFKYYYDHIMRPFRSDVVKALNLYDKFDVDIICNLHGPIMRDKPQKYIERYREWSTKVDRLHGKKIISIFYVTSYKNTKDMAQSIFDGIESDTNLIANIYDLTALDEQNMLTILEESTGILIGAPTINGDAPKPVWDLLSCMMLLEKKGKFGGCFGSYGWSGEAVEMIQHRLQALNFRMPLQPMKVKLIPTKDELADCYEYGIEFGKIVNGKMVEMTL